The following coding sequences are from one Streptomyces venezuelae window:
- a CDS encoding TROVE domain-containing protein produces the protein MSRFNTRSTRPAVHSPVTTTGEQTRTHEGAIGYLRDAKSELFLLSVSNFVGQDTFYEQGGQRDDRYTQLIRQLATEDPQWCVDFLRWLRNDANMRTAALVGAAEFTAERILQNAPGYSRQAIDAVLQRADEPGEMLGYWTSKYGRKLPKPVKRGIADAVQRLYTERALLKYDTATKGYRFGDVLNLVHASPADDKPWQGDLFKHALDRRHGNAEGTPETLHVIRRNEALRTLVRTGVLDPLTDPEALRDAGMTWEDSLSLAGSKVDKAKLWEALIPSMGYMALLRNLRNFDEAEVSDEVAEQVAKRLADPEQVAKSRQLPMRFYSAYNAAPSLRWGHALEKALTASLVNIPTLPGQTLILVDTSSSMHEAFSRDGSLMRWDAAALFGIALGRRCDSGDVLSFSSARYYMGDLPGAKTRAFPLTAGGSVLSDVKKWRDGGWFLGGGTDTAAALRQEFAGHDRVIIVTDEQAGHDYSEVDQSIPQTTQLYTWNLAGYQAGHAPSGRGQRHTFGGLTDAAFRMVPLLEAGRDAEWPWARTA, from the coding sequence ATGTCTCGCTTCAACACGCGCTCGACCCGTCCCGCCGTCCACTCGCCCGTGACCACCACCGGGGAGCAGACCCGCACCCACGAAGGTGCGATCGGATACCTCCGCGACGCGAAGAGTGAACTCTTCCTGCTGTCGGTCTCCAACTTCGTCGGCCAGGACACTTTCTACGAGCAGGGCGGCCAGCGCGACGACCGATACACCCAGCTCATACGGCAGCTCGCCACCGAAGACCCCCAGTGGTGCGTCGACTTCCTCCGCTGGCTCCGCAACGACGCCAACATGCGCACCGCCGCCCTCGTCGGAGCCGCCGAGTTCACCGCAGAACGCATCCTCCAGAACGCCCCCGGCTACAGCCGCCAGGCCATCGACGCCGTCCTCCAGCGCGCCGACGAGCCCGGCGAGATGCTCGGCTACTGGACATCCAAGTACGGCCGCAAGCTGCCCAAGCCCGTCAAGCGCGGCATCGCCGACGCCGTCCAGCGCCTCTACACGGAGCGGGCGCTCCTCAAGTACGACACTGCGACCAAGGGCTACCGCTTCGGCGACGTCCTCAACCTCGTCCACGCCAGCCCCGCCGACGACAAGCCCTGGCAGGGCGACCTGTTCAAGCACGCCCTCGACCGGCGCCACGGCAACGCCGAGGGCACACCGGAGACCCTGCACGTCATCCGACGGAACGAAGCACTGCGCACCCTGGTCCGGACCGGAGTGCTGGATCCGCTCACTGACCCCGAGGCGTTGCGCGATGCAGGGATGACCTGGGAAGACTCACTGTCCCTGGCGGGCAGTAAGGTCGACAAGGCGAAGTTGTGGGAGGCGCTCATCCCCTCCATGGGGTACATGGCGCTGCTGCGGAACTTGCGCAACTTCGACGAGGCCGAAGTGTCTGACGAGGTCGCCGAGCAGGTGGCGAAGCGGCTGGCCGATCCGGAGCAGGTCGCCAAGTCCCGCCAGCTGCCGATGCGGTTCTACTCCGCCTACAACGCGGCCCCGTCGCTACGCTGGGGCCATGCCCTCGAGAAGGCGCTCACCGCGTCCCTCGTCAACATCCCGACGCTGCCCGGCCAGACACTGATCCTCGTCGACACGTCCTCGTCGATGCACGAGGCCTTCTCCCGCGACGGCTCCCTCATGCGCTGGGACGCCGCAGCCCTGTTCGGCATCGCACTCGGGCGCCGCTGCGACAGCGGCGACGTTCTCTCCTTCTCCTCCGCCCGCTACTACATGGGCGATCTGCCCGGCGCGAAAACGAGGGCGTTCCCGCTCACCGCGGGCGGGTCCGTCCTCAGCGACGTCAAGAAGTGGCGAGACGGCGGATGGTTCCTCGGCGGCGGCACCGACACCGCCGCGGCCCTTCGACAGGAGTTCGCAGGCCACGACCGCGTCATCATCGTCACCGACGAGCAGGCGGGGCACGACTACAGCGAAGTCGACCAGTCCATCCCGCAGACGACACAGCTGTACACGTGGAACCTCGCCGGCTACCAGGCCGGGCACGCCCCGTCCGGCCGAGGTCAGCGCCACACCTTCGGCGGTCTCACCGACGCCGCCTTCCGCATGGTGCCGCTCCTCGAAGCCGGGCGCGACGCCGAATGGCCCTGGGCCAGAACTGCCTGA
- a CDS encoding N-acetylmuramoyl-L-alanine amidase — protein MAQPLTPDALLAALRREGVRVAEKAGWRTHNRNHKGPWGPVNGVVIHHTAGSSSLSVCWTGTSDLPGPLCHTHLAKSGTATMLSAGRANHAGTFAANAHQAVVNESPTHPRPDSSEPVDGNAHYYGIEIENLGNGRDPYPAAQYDAAVRWAAAICRAHGWSADSVIGHKEGTRRKIDPSFDMDQFRKDVDERLDHPAGWTPGDEPDQEETVPYTLGRYETADRPLTPGKWTTLPIEGVDLLTGASAYQAMAQITAELPDGATLQGRFYHYRTDGSRWTAGLSERQGTAGSTFADFHNSGSIAATEKLRFEACYWPVEADDQRSITITTSRLRGLYWK, from the coding sequence ATGGCTCAACCCCTCACCCCGGACGCCCTCCTCGCAGCCCTCCGCAGAGAAGGCGTCCGCGTCGCCGAGAAGGCCGGCTGGCGCACCCACAACCGCAACCACAAGGGCCCATGGGGGCCGGTGAATGGCGTCGTCATCCACCACACGGCTGGTTCCAGCAGCCTCAGCGTGTGCTGGACAGGAACATCCGATCTGCCGGGCCCGCTCTGTCACACCCATCTCGCGAAGAGCGGCACCGCCACCATGCTCAGCGCAGGCCGCGCGAACCACGCCGGAACGTTCGCGGCCAACGCACACCAGGCCGTCGTCAACGAGTCGCCGACGCATCCGCGACCGGATAGCTCGGAACCGGTGGACGGCAACGCCCACTACTACGGCATCGAGATCGAGAACCTCGGGAACGGTCGTGACCCCTACCCCGCCGCGCAGTACGACGCCGCGGTCCGATGGGCGGCGGCGATCTGCCGCGCGCACGGCTGGTCGGCCGACTCGGTGATCGGCCACAAGGAAGGCACCCGCCGAAAGATCGACCCCAGCTTCGACATGGACCAGTTCCGCAAGGACGTCGATGAACGCCTCGACCACCCCGCCGGATGGACTCCAGGGGACGAGCCCGATCAGGAGGAGACCGTGCCGTACACCCTCGGACGGTACGAGACCGCAGACCGGCCGCTGACTCCCGGCAAGTGGACCACCCTCCCGATCGAGGGCGTCGACCTGCTGACCGGGGCGTCCGCCTACCAGGCGATGGCGCAGATCACCGCCGAACTCCCCGACGGGGCAACGCTGCAGGGCCGCTTCTACCACTACCGCACTGACGGCTCCCGATGGACAGCCGGACTCAGCGAACGACAGGGCACGGCGGGCAGCACCTTCGCGGATTTCCACAACTCCGGATCGATCGCAGCGACGGAAAAGCTCCGCTTCGAGGCCTGCTACTGGCCCGTCGAAGCCGACGACCAAAGATCCATCACCATCACCACGTCGCGCCTCCGCGGCCTGTACTGGAAGTAG
- a CDS encoding DUF5047 domain-containing protein, protein MVTLEHTGGSVPVDRGQAIRRTCTVTCADVSLIPRTPTDQLATYGARLRIARGVTYADGSQELVPLGVFRLDSVDGDPADGPVTLQGKSLEACVADDKLTEPYKATGTVVGAATALIQRSLPDADVISTIVDAPIGSRTFDVEADPWAGVQEIVAAAGAECYTNADGVFVIASLPDLQTTPAVWEVAAGDGGVYVQGSRAMTSDQVHNGVLARGENTEENVAPVSFLATDNDPNSPTYWSGPYGRRPMFYSSSTLTTVNACAQAANLKLAAARAPNASGDFSSLPNPALEPGDVIRVVHPDGSRELHQVQSFSVPLDVGGDFPIATIAAKEDA, encoded by the coding sequence GTGGTCACCCTGGAGCACACGGGCGGCTCGGTGCCGGTTGACCGCGGGCAGGCCATCCGCCGCACCTGCACCGTCACCTGCGCCGACGTGTCGCTGATCCCGCGCACGCCGACGGATCAGCTGGCCACCTATGGGGCCCGGCTGCGGATCGCCCGCGGCGTCACCTATGCAGACGGCTCCCAAGAGCTCGTCCCCCTCGGGGTCTTCCGTCTCGACAGTGTTGACGGCGACCCAGCCGACGGGCCCGTCACACTCCAGGGCAAGTCACTGGAAGCGTGCGTTGCCGACGACAAGCTCACCGAGCCGTATAAGGCGACCGGCACGGTTGTCGGTGCCGCGACCGCACTGATTCAGCGGTCTCTGCCGGACGCCGACGTCATCAGCACCATCGTCGACGCCCCGATCGGCTCCCGCACATTCGACGTCGAAGCTGACCCGTGGGCGGGCGTGCAGGAGATCGTGGCTGCCGCCGGCGCCGAGTGCTACACCAACGCCGACGGGGTGTTCGTGATCGCGAGCCTGCCTGATCTGCAGACCACGCCCGCAGTATGGGAGGTCGCAGCCGGGGACGGCGGCGTGTACGTGCAGGGCAGCCGCGCCATGACCAGCGACCAGGTACACAACGGGGTCCTCGCACGCGGCGAGAACACCGAGGAGAACGTCGCCCCGGTCAGCTTCCTGGCCACAGACAATGACCCGAACAGCCCCACTTACTGGAGCGGCCCCTATGGCAGGCGGCCAATGTTCTACTCCAGTTCGACGCTGACCACGGTCAACGCGTGCGCGCAGGCAGCGAATCTGAAGCTCGCCGCGGCCAGAGCGCCGAACGCGTCCGGGGACTTCTCGTCGCTGCCGAACCCCGCGCTCGAGCCGGGTGATGTCATCCGCGTCGTCCACCCCGACGGCAGCCGTGAGCTCCACCAGGTGCAGTCGTTCTCCGTGCCACTCGACGTCGGCGGAGACTTCCCCATCGCGACGATCGCGGCGAAGGAGGACGCGTGA
- a CDS encoding peptidoglycan DD-metalloendopeptidase family protein: MAIQVGSVEVDVIPNTQGIYSRLRSGLVPAATRAGEDAGEAAGRSFGPAMQAQVGNVGLSIGQQIGQQIANRITSALRDAIRDGVNQGGRTARPGAVRQGDETAGAFSRAMKVHLQAAFRSLPKLQIGADTSEADSDLQALRFRMETLADKRIGIDITAAEAKAEIRAIEAELTRLGAKHPNVQVRADTATALTQLAAVRAAIAAVDGKRININTNVSTAQATAALFGLTVALGSVAAIPAIPILAAGLGAIASAAVAAGAGVGALAAVAIPAFVGMAKVLQAQKAAQDAATTASIKGGQANGQGASKALQMAGAQQALATAHRNAARQVSQAEQAVADAVRSSAEANRQASQQVKAARQALADAVQQAADRQRDAAERVAQAEQSLADAQRTARQAQQDLTQARRDAVAELAELSNRLADAQLSERDAVLSVEEARLRLRATQAVGSKATLLEQQRAQLAYDQAVQRLKEQQAETKRLAGEKKAADRAGVEGSETVRSAQERLRDAERGVAEQQKALSKSRTEAARQQVQGQRDIAEAQEKVAESQRNVTRVQEDGARSVARAQESLVAAQQSAADSIASAQRQVTSASQSAAGGVDQAAVAQAKYQAALDKLTPSARKTFDAFVDLKSAFGDWSKSLQPQVMPIFTRALIGLKNSLPGLTPFVKAAADAIGELQDRASRGFKSEGWKEFKSDLAGATRPAIIGLGVAFGNLFKGMGGIIQAFLPHMDSISARMQAITGRFAAWGTGLKGSPAFERFLAYAAENGPLVARTIGDISSAFYQVAKALAPLSGPVLEVLGALARGLASIATTLPWLIQGMYLAYIATKLWTLSLFLLNVVMKANPIVLVGLAIVALVAAVIYAYKHFSWFRQGVQAAWSGIQTAASVAWNSFLKPTFDGIVAGAQTVGRWAMWLWRTGLKPAFDGISLGARILAAVIITLLVAPIVIAFRLAGAAGAWLWRVALGPAFRSIGGAARSLYNAAIRPAFTGIATVAGWLYRSAIRPMGNGIVASFRFVGRIGKWLYENAIRPAFRGIGSVASWLWRSSIKPTFGWIADRASWLYTKGLKPAFDKIKEAVRLVGRAFDSARKAIGTAFGKIKDITKEPVNFVIKWVYTKGIKAVWDRVAKFVGLGKLPDAPKLLAAGGSVGNGFGPAAPMKVNRPTAIVGEGNPRYPEFVIPTDPKYRNRAQALHAAAGTKLMAAGGFLGPIGDAWDWTKDTVSDVVGKGIDWAKTGADLIANPSKIWSKLVKPILSKVTKGVGTAPMGKAIAKFPLKMVSGLKNKIVDAVSSMFAGGGGGEWLKPVNAKYGTRFGVRGSMWSSGRHTGLDFPAATGTPIRAVSDGTVSQVASGGPYGKHVAINHGGGLSSFYAHMSAILTKLHKHVNRGTTIGEVGATGNTTGPHLHLEARRNGRPVDPMPFLTGGGGKGFPSAAVGAAQQYAKSILHRYGWGPSQFGPLKKLWEGESNWRWDALNRSSGAYGIPQSLPASKMRSAGADYLTNYKTQIRWGLGYIKGRPDYGSPARAYSKWLSRSPHWYDQGGYLQPGLNLAYNGTGRPEPVFTQAQASALTRIATSASAGRGGEFTGTLTLDSGEFLGHVRGEVQQTFTALTTTVRAGRR, translated from the coding sequence GTGGCGATCCAGGTCGGCAGCGTCGAAGTCGACGTCATCCCAAACACTCAGGGGATCTACTCCCGGCTGCGGTCCGGTCTGGTCCCGGCGGCGACGCGCGCCGGTGAGGACGCGGGTGAGGCCGCTGGCAGGTCGTTCGGTCCGGCGATGCAGGCGCAGGTCGGCAACGTCGGCCTTTCGATTGGCCAGCAGATCGGGCAGCAGATCGCCAACCGCATCACGTCGGCGCTGCGGGATGCGATCCGTGACGGCGTCAACCAGGGTGGCCGCACGGCCCGCCCGGGCGCTGTCCGGCAGGGCGATGAGACCGCGGGGGCTTTCTCCCGTGCGATGAAGGTGCATTTGCAGGCGGCGTTCCGGTCGCTGCCGAAGCTGCAGATCGGCGCCGACACGTCTGAGGCGGACTCGGATCTGCAGGCCTTGCGGTTCCGCATGGAGACGCTGGCGGACAAGCGGATCGGTATCGACATCACCGCTGCCGAGGCGAAGGCGGAGATCCGGGCGATCGAGGCTGAGCTGACCCGTCTCGGTGCGAAGCACCCGAACGTGCAGGTGCGGGCGGACACGGCGACGGCGCTCACACAGCTGGCGGCGGTGCGGGCGGCGATCGCCGCGGTTGACGGCAAGCGCATCAACATCAACACCAACGTCAGTACCGCGCAGGCCACGGCTGCCCTTTTCGGGCTCACGGTCGCGTTGGGCAGTGTCGCCGCGATCCCTGCGATCCCGATTCTCGCCGCGGGGCTTGGCGCGATTGCCTCGGCGGCTGTTGCCGCCGGGGCTGGCGTTGGTGCGCTCGCAGCTGTCGCCATTCCGGCGTTCGTTGGGATGGCGAAGGTGTTGCAGGCGCAGAAGGCCGCGCAGGACGCTGCGACGACCGCGTCCATCAAGGGCGGTCAGGCCAACGGGCAGGGCGCCTCGAAGGCGCTGCAGATGGCTGGAGCCCAGCAGGCGTTGGCGACCGCGCACCGCAATGCCGCACGCCAGGTCTCGCAGGCGGAGCAGGCGGTCGCGGATGCCGTGAGGTCGTCCGCCGAGGCGAACCGGCAGGCATCCCAGCAGGTCAAGGCTGCCCGGCAAGCACTGGCGGATGCGGTGCAGCAGGCCGCGGACCGGCAGCGGGATGCCGCCGAACGCGTCGCGCAGGCCGAGCAGTCCCTCGCGGACGCGCAGCGCACGGCGCGGCAGGCTCAGCAGGATCTCACCCAGGCCCGCAGGGATGCTGTCGCCGAGCTGGCGGAGCTGTCGAACCGGCTGGCGGATGCGCAGCTGTCCGAGAGGGACGCGGTCCTGTCTGTGGAGGAGGCCCGGCTCCGGCTGCGGGCGACGCAGGCTGTCGGCTCGAAGGCCACGTTGCTGGAGCAGCAGCGGGCGCAGCTTGCCTATGACCAGGCGGTGCAGCGCCTCAAGGAGCAGCAGGCCGAGACGAAGCGGCTGGCCGGCGAGAAGAAGGCCGCGGACAGGGCTGGCGTTGAGGGTTCGGAGACGGTCCGGAGCGCTCAGGAGCGGCTGAGGGACGCCGAGCGGGGTGTCGCCGAGCAGCAGAAAGCTCTGAGCAAGTCTCGTACTGAGGCGGCCCGGCAGCAGGTTCAGGGGCAGCGGGACATCGCTGAGGCGCAGGAGAAGGTCGCCGAGTCGCAGCGCAACGTCACCCGGGTTCAGGAGGACGGCGCGCGTTCGGTGGCGCGCGCCCAGGAGTCTCTGGTGGCTGCGCAGCAGTCGGCCGCGGATTCGATCGCTTCGGCTCAGCGTCAGGTTACCTCCGCGTCGCAGTCTGCGGCCGGGGGCGTGGATCAGGCTGCCGTCGCGCAGGCCAAGTATCAGGCCGCGTTGGACAAGTTGACGCCGTCGGCGCGGAAGACGTTCGACGCGTTCGTCGATCTGAAGAGCGCGTTCGGCGACTGGTCGAAGTCGCTGCAGCCGCAGGTCATGCCCATCTTTACCCGCGCGCTTATCGGGCTGAAGAACTCGCTGCCGGGCCTCACCCCGTTCGTGAAGGCCGCCGCGGATGCGATTGGTGAGCTGCAGGACCGGGCGTCGCGCGGGTTCAAGTCGGAAGGCTGGAAGGAGTTCAAGTCCGATCTGGCGGGCGCCACCCGTCCGGCGATCATCGGGCTCGGCGTCGCCTTCGGGAACCTCTTCAAGGGCATGGGTGGCATCATCCAGGCCTTCCTGCCCCACATGGACTCCATCAGTGCGCGGATGCAGGCCATCACTGGCCGCTTCGCCGCATGGGGCACCGGCCTCAAGGGGTCCCCTGCGTTCGAACGGTTCCTCGCGTATGCGGCGGAGAACGGGCCGCTCGTCGCCCGCACGATCGGCGACATTTCTTCGGCGTTCTACCAGGTCGCGAAGGCGCTGGCCCCGCTGTCGGGGCCGGTGCTGGAGGTGCTGGGCGCGCTGGCCCGCGGGCTGGCGTCGATCGCGACGACGCTGCCGTGGCTGATCCAGGGCATGTACCTCGCCTACATCGCGACGAAGCTGTGGACCCTCTCGCTGTTCCTGCTCAACGTCGTGATGAAGGCGAACCCGATCGTGCTGGTCGGTTTGGCGATCGTCGCGCTCGTCGCGGCCGTCATCTACGCGTACAAGCATTTCTCGTGGTTCCGCCAGGGTGTTCAGGCCGCCTGGTCGGGGATCCAGACCGCGGCCTCGGTCGCCTGGAACAGCTTCCTGAAGCCGACGTTCGACGGCATCGTGGCCGGGGCTCAGACGGTGGGCCGCTGGGCGATGTGGCTGTGGCGTACCGGCCTCAAGCCCGCGTTCGACGGGATCTCTCTGGGCGCCCGCATTCTCGCCGCGGTCATCATTACGCTGCTCGTCGCGCCGATCGTGATCGCGTTCCGGCTGGCTGGCGCGGCCGGAGCGTGGCTTTGGCGGGTGGCGCTCGGTCCGGCGTTCCGGAGTATCGGCGGTGCAGCGAGGTCGCTCTACAACGCGGCGATCCGGCCTGCGTTCACGGGCATCGCGACGGTCGCCGGGTGGCTGTACCGGAGCGCGATCCGCCCGATGGGCAACGGCATCGTGGCCTCTTTCCGGTTTGTCGGCCGGATCGGTAAGTGGCTGTACGAGAACGCGATCCGGCCTGCTTTCCGCGGTATCGGCAGCGTGGCGTCGTGGCTGTGGCGGTCCTCTATCAAGCCGACGTTCGGGTGGATAGCCGACAGGGCATCGTGGCTGTACACGAAGGGCCTGAAGCCCGCGTTCGACAAGATCAAGGAGGCAGTGCGTCTCGTCGGGCGCGCCTTCGACTCTGCCCGTAAGGCCATCGGTACGGCCTTCGGCAAGATCAAAGACATCACGAAGGAGCCCGTCAACTTCGTAATCAAGTGGGTATACACAAAAGGGATAAAAGCCGTCTGGGATCGCGTGGCCAAGTTCGTCGGGCTCGGCAAACTCCCCGATGCGCCCAAGCTCCTTGCCGCAGGTGGCAGCGTCGGAAACGGCTTCGGTCCGGCCGCGCCGATGAAAGTGAACCGGCCGACCGCGATCGTCGGCGAGGGCAACCCCCGCTATCCCGAGTTCGTGATCCCCACGGATCCGAAGTACCGCAACCGCGCGCAGGCCCTGCACGCGGCTGCAGGCACGAAGCTGATGGCGGCGGGCGGCTTCCTCGGCCCGATCGGCGACGCCTGGGACTGGACGAAGGACACCGTGTCCGACGTCGTCGGCAAGGGCATCGACTGGGCCAAGACCGGCGCCGATCTGATCGCCAACCCTTCCAAGATCTGGTCGAAGCTCGTCAAGCCGATCCTGTCCAAAGTCACCAAGGGGGTCGGTACGGCGCCGATGGGGAAGGCGATCGCGAAGTTCCCGCTGAAGATGGTGTCCGGGCTCAAGAACAAGATCGTCGACGCCGTGTCCAGCATGTTCGCCGGCGGCGGCGGAGGCGAGTGGCTCAAGCCCGTCAACGCGAAGTACGGAACCCGGTTCGGGGTCCGCGGCAGCATGTGGTCGTCCGGCCGCCACACGGGCCTCGACTTCCCCGCCGCAACCGGCACACCGATCCGGGCCGTCAGCGACGGCACCGTCTCCCAGGTCGCCTCCGGCGGCCCCTACGGCAAGCATGTCGCGATCAACCACGGCGGCGGGCTCTCCTCCTTCTACGCCCACATGTCCGCGATCCTCACCAAGCTCCACAAGCACGTCAACCGGGGCACGACGATCGGCGAGGTCGGCGCGACCGGCAACACCACCGGCCCGCACCTCCACCTCGAGGCCCGCAGGAACGGGCGCCCCGTGGACCCGATGCCGTTCCTCACCGGGGGCGGAGGCAAGGGCTTCCCCAGCGCTGCGGTCGGTGCCGCACAGCAGTACGCCAAGTCGATCCTCCACCGCTACGGCTGGGGGCCCTCGCAGTTCGGGCCGCTGAAGAAGCTGTGGGAGGGAGAGTCCAACTGGCGCTGGGACGCACTAAACCGCTCGTCGGGCGCCTACGGCATCCCGCAGTCCCTGCCCGCCTCCAAGATGCGATCGGCGGGCGCCGACTACCTCACCAACTACAAGACCCAGATCCGCTGGGGTCTCGGCTACATCAAGGGCCGCCCCGACTACGGCAGTCCCGCACGGGCCTACTCGAAGTGGCTGTCCCGCAGCCCGCACTGGTACGACCAGGGCGGATACCTCCAGCCCGGCCTCAACCTCGCCTACAACGGCACCGGCCGGCCCGAGCCGGTTTTCACGCAGGCGCAGGCCAGCGCGCTCACGCGCATCGCAACGTCTGCAAGCGCAGGCAGGGGAGGGGAGTTCACCGGAACCCTCACCCTCGACAGCGGGGAATTCCTCGGCCACGTCCGCGGGGAAGTACAGCAGACCTTCACGGCCCTCACCACCACCGTCCGAGCTGGCAGGAGGTGA
- a CDS encoding phage tail protein, translating to MVNITRAADLTVIGANGGGWTADTGTTAPASPLVQPVSPWEPLGAISDDGLTYGFDEDSQEFTPWGLTSPFRTQITKSVRTFKVTLWETARVAVQSIMYRLPASELEPVGGLTTFAETASPVPDRRAWWFLVLDGDTARGFYVPQGEVSDRSDVTFKQDEMSAYEITVTAYPDAEGNTVYHSDKVPATPEYTGS from the coding sequence ATGGTCAACATCACCCGCGCAGCGGACCTCACCGTCATCGGAGCCAACGGTGGAGGTTGGACGGCGGACACCGGCACGACAGCCCCTGCCTCGCCGCTGGTCCAGCCCGTCTCCCCGTGGGAACCGCTCGGCGCCATCTCGGACGACGGCCTCACCTACGGCTTCGACGAGGACAGCCAGGAGTTCACCCCCTGGGGGCTCACCTCTCCGTTCCGCACGCAGATCACAAAGTCCGTGCGGACCTTCAAGGTCACGCTCTGGGAAACCGCCCGCGTCGCCGTCCAGTCGATCATGTACCGGCTCCCCGCCTCCGAGCTGGAGCCCGTCGGCGGCCTCACAACGTTCGCGGAGACCGCAAGTCCCGTCCCGGACCGCAGGGCCTGGTGGTTCTTGGTCCTGGACGGCGACACCGCCCGCGGCTTCTACGTGCCCCAGGGAGAAGTCTCCGACCGCAGTGACGTCACGTTCAAGCAGGACGAGATGAGCGCCTACGAGATCACCGTCACCGCCTACCCGGACGCCGAAGGCAACACCGTCTATCACAGCGACAAGGTGCCCGCGACGCCCGAATACACGGGCTCCTGA
- a CDS encoding HK97 gp10 family phage protein has protein sequence MSNKGVGQLLRSEMIHAEMVRRAELIMSVAVSIAPVGGAGDPHPGHYKASFQVTSTRRGGRRRDRATATVSNTSYYARFVEYGTERVPAHHVLLRAAQAGGR, from the coding sequence ATGTCCAACAAGGGCGTGGGGCAGCTCCTGCGCTCCGAGATGATCCATGCGGAGATGGTGCGCCGCGCCGAGCTCATCATGTCGGTGGCTGTCTCCATCGCCCCGGTCGGCGGCGCCGGCGACCCGCATCCCGGTCACTACAAGGCCAGTTTCCAGGTGACCAGCACACGACGCGGAGGCCGTCGCCGGGACCGCGCTACCGCCACGGTCAGTAACACCTCCTACTACGCGCGGTTCGTCGAGTACGGCACTGAGCGGGTTCCCGCCCACCACGTGCTGCTGCGTGCCGCCCAGGCAGGTGGACGCTGA
- a CDS encoding glycosyltransferase family 4 protein gives MSRAVPASAPGGTAKPLKIVARVHAFPPEHNAGAEHMLVSMLRPLVERGHDVSVWLSRYGQAHKEYEYRGIKVIPLESRLDFSSAVRRADVLLAHLETVPSTASLARGYGKPLVVVCHNTHRPTFRDMAAGGTALAVYNSRWMEAEAEVFFAEYPKSIRPASSLIVRPPVFAGEYATKPGKAVTLVNCNPEKGGKVLRALAERMPEQEFLAVRGAYGEQILPDLPNVEIVEHVDGQDMREKVYARTRVLLMPSSYESWGRAGVEALASGIPVLAHPTPGLCESLGEAGIFVDRQDINGYEAVLRKLATAAEYRLASKRAKARSAELDPAEDLAAWCSAVESLAR, from the coding sequence GTGAGTAGGGCCGTCCCGGCTTCCGCGCCGGGCGGGACGGCCAAGCCGCTGAAGATCGTGGCTCGTGTCCATGCGTTCCCGCCGGAGCACAATGCGGGCGCCGAGCACATGCTCGTGTCGATGCTGCGTCCTCTGGTGGAGCGCGGGCACGATGTGTCGGTGTGGCTGTCCCGCTATGGGCAAGCCCACAAGGAGTACGAGTACCGCGGCATCAAGGTCATTCCTTTGGAGTCGCGGCTCGACTTCTCCTCGGCAGTCCGCAGGGCGGATGTGCTGCTGGCCCATCTGGAGACGGTGCCGTCGACGGCGTCACTGGCCCGCGGGTACGGCAAGCCGCTGGTCGTGGTCTGCCACAACACGCACCGACCGACTTTCCGTGACATGGCCGCGGGCGGGACTGCGCTGGCGGTCTACAACTCGCGATGGATGGAGGCGGAGGCGGAGGTCTTCTTCGCCGAGTACCCGAAGTCCATCCGGCCCGCGTCGAGCCTGATCGTGCGCCCGCCGGTGTTCGCCGGCGAGTACGCGACGAAGCCGGGCAAGGCGGTCACGCTGGTCAACTGCAACCCGGAAAAGGGCGGCAAGGTTCTTCGGGCCCTCGCTGAACGAATGCCGGAGCAGGAGTTCCTTGCCGTGCGTGGCGCCTATGGGGAGCAGATCCTCCCGGACCTGCCGAACGTCGAGATCGTTGAGCACGTCGACGGGCAGGACATGCGGGAGAAGGTCTACGCCCGCACTCGGGTGCTGCTGATGCCGTCCTCCTACGAGTCGTGGGGGAGAGCGGGCGTCGAGGCGCTGGCAAGCGGCATCCCAGTCCTTGCCCACCCGACTCCCGGCCTCTGCGAGTCGCTGGGCGAAGCCGGGATCTTCGTGGACCGGCAGGACATCAACGGTTACGAGGCGGTCCTGCGGAAGCTCGCGACTGCCGCCGAGTACCGGCTCGCGAGCAAGCGCGCCAAGGCCCGCTCTGCGGAACTCGACCCGGCAGAGGATCTGGCGGCCTGGTGCAGCGCCGTGGAGTCCCTGGCCCGATAG